The following DNA comes from Hordeum vulgare subsp. vulgare chromosome 3H, MorexV3_pseudomolecules_assembly, whole genome shotgun sequence.
AAATGAGCATAAATTTAATAACACGTCATTCACCTATCATCTAAACTTATTTGTTCATGCAATTCAACAAGGTGATGCTAGAAAATATGCGACACTAGGTCTTGCGGTCAGCCGTCCTTTGAGGTCTATTTGCAAAATGGtcagtgcgttgcaacggaagaaaacaaCTCATAATCTCGAATGACAAACACCACATTTTACTACATCATCGAGATATGGTATACAGTATCACTCTCACTTTCTTGAAATCGTGAACAATTTGAAAAATAATGAACATTGTTTTAAACTCATGAATATATTTGAAAttgtaaacattttttaaattcacgaacattttctaaaataagGAAAAAAAATTAATTCAGGAACATTTTATAGTATTTGCAAGCATCTTTTAAAAAATGTGAACATTTTTAACACATTTTCCTTAAACCTGCATCACTCTCATTTTTGTGAAATCGCGACAATTTTTCTAAATAATGAACATTTCTTTAAACTCGTGAACATAGTTGATATTGTGAACATTTTCTAAATTCGCGAAGATTTtctaaaatcaagaagaagaaaattaaTTCAGGAAAATTTTACTATtttcaaacatttttaaaaatgtgAATATTTTTCAAAACATTCTGATTTAATCGGCAAACATTTCTGGAATCGACCAAAAACTTTTTGGGGTTTGATGGAACAATTTTCGAAACtaatgaacaatttttgaatttttagGATACTTTACAATATATGAATACTTTCGAATTAGGGAAGTTTTGTGCAATTTCGTAAATATTTGTTAATACATGAAGTTTTTAAAAATACTCGTGAACATTTTTTTTCCGAACATTTGTTTCAAAATATGTGAATATTTTCTTAAAATCGCAAACATTTTCTGAAGTCACAAAATTTATGAATTAATAATTACTTAATTCAAAATTCTTTTTttattcaaaaaatatatattgatACAGTCATTTTATTTTATCGGAAAAGAAGGTAAAACCCATCAGTCGCTGCATCAGTCAACGCGTACAcccatttttattaattattcataaagGTTTGataacaacatatatcaagtcatgtgaagttatcactcatACCTACAAACTTGATAATTTGAAGTGCTCTTACACCCCATATTTAAAATTGTTATCGTCGCTGATCCGCCCGCACAATGTATTGGAACCAGCAACCTGTGCAACATATTTTAAGCATACATCATATGCACACGTTTTATAAGCCACTATCATCATTGAAATGTCGATCCATCTTCACAGGAGAGAGCAACATCATCCTTTCCAATCCGGCCATCCTATACGCCATCATAGCACCCAACGACGTCACCGCCCTATGCTCGTCCATCCAGACGTGAAGACTCTGAAAGATCATTAGTGCGCAATACCTGCCGAATAGGTATCACAAAACATAGCTTCTGTCGGTCAGGCATAACTTGACATCTCCATCGAAGCTCCATACAAGATGAAGCCTCTCCAACTCCTACCTTTGCCTTCTAGCACTGCTCCACAAAAGACGCTCCCAAGAAAGAAAGGGCATTGAAGTGTCACCATCGTTCAATCTGGAAGTACAGATCCTACGATTTCCCCCGAAGCCGCACGAGTGGGTCGGCAATAATTACATGACGATGCCTTCTTCAAGGTAACAAAGCAAAACGACGTCATCGCCCGTTGTTGGCTCGGTTTTCACTGGCAACTATGTCTCATCGACTCGCAGCTTTAGGCCGACCACCTCTCACGGAGGAGCCACCACCGCCGATATCACGGCCACCGCGTCGCTGCTCGCCCGCCGCGTTGACGTCGCCGAGCCCTGCACCCCGCCCGCCACCACCGTATGGATAGGCCGCCCTGCATAGCCCATACTCGAGAAGCGGAGAaaagcccaccccccccccctccccgacGACCATcgcgaggggcggcgcgggggctCAAATACGATCTGAGAAGTGCCTCCCTGATCTCCGCCTCCTCTCTTGGCAGCAAGGTCTCTTCATTTAGTCATTTGACTAGTTTCGATTCTTATGAATATTTAGAGAGTAAAAGACTGTTGAATTGAAACAGATGGATGGTGAAACTCCGAGACTCTTTCTTTGGAAAAAAGAAGATACAGTCTTAATGTGTAGTGGTTGGATAGCTAATGCAACCACCACCCTCCCCTTGCTTAAGAGCGTTGAATCTTGCCTCAGCTCAATATATTCACTTCCCATGTTGTAGTCCATTTATCATTTCTCCTACTTGTTGTAAGCTGTACGTCATAAAAGTTTCAGAGAGATGGAACACCTGAAAAGTCGATCAGAAATCTCAATCAGAAGAAGATGGATAGTtgcaataatgcttggactaggAGGCATCCGGAAACTGTCAACCGCTTGGTGTTGAAATGGTGCTGCCATGTTATAGACTTTTTGGGTCGGCTTTTCTTTCAAACGACCGGCGGAGCCCCCGTGCAACCGTTGCATTTTCAAATGATGGTGGGTGTTCATATCGATATCATGGCGGCTGCATTTTGAAAATCACCTTTTACAAAGAAGTTTTCGGCCACGGTTCTTCGAGGCAAATAAGACCGACGGttatttttgctgtattttactctcttcgtttcaaaataagtgtctcaactttatattagctctagtataaaattacactaagcttaagacacttattttagaatGGAGGAACTAGTTCCTAACTTTGGCGAGGTGAATTTTATCCGAGGGTTTAGTCGAGACGAGAGCCCTCGTGGCGTGGCGACGAATAACATGTTCACTTTGCCCAGTGCCCACCTGCTTCCTTCCCCTCCCCGACCAACTTCCAAAACCGACCAAATAAACCCATCCCTCCTCACTCATCCACCCATCaatcacacgcacacacacatctTCACAGACCAATCCTCTCGCTCGCCGCGCCACCCCAGCGCACGCACACGCAGCTCAGAGCGCCAATGGCAAGAACCGGCGCCGCCCCGCGTCACCTCGTCCTGGCTGCCCTCGCGCTCTGCGCCGCGTGCGCGTGCGCCCCGGCAGGTGCGCTCCAGCCGTCGACCATCTCCGCCGCGCCCGAGCCGTCACCGTACCCGCTGCTGCAGCCGCGGCACGGCGGCCGGCAGCCCAGCGCCCCCTCGGCGCTCCCGCCGTCGCTCTCGCTCTCCCCGGACATAATGCCGCTGCTCCCGTCCCCGGGCCCGGGAGACGACGCGCTGGCACCgtccgacgcggcggccaccatcCCGTCCAGCCCGAGCCCGCCCAACCCCGACGCGCTCGAGCCGGACTCCGCGTTCGCGCCGTTCGGCTCCGCCgcgcccgccgccgtcgccgggaTGCAGTCCTCCGCGCCGCCGCCGGCGTCCCGAGTGTCCTGGGCGGCGCTCCCGGCCGTGGGGCTCGTGGCCGCCATGTGGTTGGCGTAGCGGATAGGACAGGGGATGAGGGACAGCGGCAGCAATCCGCCAGGCCTCAGGCGTGCAGGGAAAGTTGGTCGGTCGGCTGTGCAGGATTCGCATGCGCTCCAACCGAAGATAATTATTACCTTTTGTTCTTCACAATGTTCTTGGTCATCTCTTGTAAATTTCATCCTTAGTTGATAAATTGTTTCTCCGGTGCTACATCATATAGCCTTTTTTCCCTGTATTTTTGTGATTTTTGGTGTGTGGAGATTATTTGAGCCATTCTTGTAATAAGATTAGACTGGATGGGTGGTTAGTTGATGATTATATTGCAATGTCATTTCTTGGGATGGCATATCTTCAAGTTCGAAAATAAAGTTCGAATCACAAGAAAGAAGGGAAGGAAGTGTATGATTCTTTCCTACTCTAGATTGGCTGTTGATTCTTGAGCTAGACGACTAGGAGTGCAGTGCTTGCGGTTGCAGGGCAATCATGCTGTTTCTGATAGTAGCTTTGGATGCACCTATTATTTGCCTTTGATTGGATCTCAAGGAATTATTGATACTAGGAGTACCTGTTAATTATTCCTTCTCTTCTCAGTTCTCATAGCTAGATGCATGACCTGAAAAGGTACATCAACTTCCATACCACTAGCACCTTCGTGAATATAAAAAGATCTGGATTTTTTTCCCTCTCGAAGGTAACACCATAAAGTGCACTACATCTATGGAACTGCAAACCCACAACAGAATTTTCTATTCTCACTCTATCGGTCCTTTAGAATGTGCATCCAGCACAGTTTAGTTTCATCATCTCCAGATGATTATTAGCGTAAAGCCTCTGTTCCTGCCACTTCGCAAAGGAATTAACTTTACAGTCATGACCAAAGTGCAGGGCATGTGATCCCATGGTTTAAAAGATGCTGGTGACAGAAGCTCACCTGTCATGTGAAGGACCATTGACTGCTGTCCCTGGAAGCCAACCATTTTTTCCCTCCTCAAGAAAGTGATTCTTTTTGAAACATAGGCAAAAGATTTTGCCCTGTTGATTAATTAAAAATAAATTACCAAGTTAATTTACAGAAAAACCAGCCGAAACTCATTATAGATAACTCATTCGCCGACTATTTGTAAAATACACGTCAAGAAAGTAATTTTCTTGGGCTGTACTTCTTTGTAAGCTAATATAAAAGTGTTCAGACAGAGTACTATCTCATTTGCTTGGTGAAGCCTTTGTGCATGTTCAGAGTCAAAACGAGCTGAGCACTGTTGTCCGGGCGTACCAAGCACGGTCTGGCAAATGGCACAGAGCAGCGCACGCTTTTTACCGCTTCGATTGTACCCCTGTTTTACTGCCCTAACGACAGTGAGTTCACGTGTTAGTTGGCCACAATGGCCGCTTTCCATTTGGCATCtaatggcaggaggaagaagacatccGCCAGGTTCGAGCATGGCCGAGATGGGATCCGTGGGTCTTACCATGTGCCCTTGCTACCAacttagctagctagctagctcttcACGTGCAGCGTCCGATCCACCTGCTACCCGGCAGTGTTACCTTGGTAAATCTAGTGTCAAGATAACTCAGCGAGATTCCGGTGAGATTTAACGAGCTTCATCGGTTCATCTTGGATGTCTATTAGTTTGTGCGTGTGTAAATTCGGCCATCCATACACGCATCTGTTGGAGTAGGTTGCGAGGAGTAAAGAGAAAACTAACATGTGGTGGTGATTCATCCGATGTACTGTATTAGGGATTAATTAAGAACATGTTTGATGCCTCTTGTTTGGATGAACTGGAGCTACTAGCAGATGAGCATCCGTGTGTTTGTCCTTTCCATCGGAAAGATTCGcctgatttatttatttattttaatttggTTGTGTCGCGGAGAGAATACTCAACCTTTTCTTTCTTCATTatgatactgtatcatattaTGAGCTATTAGtttatttattgccatgcaagtgTTTGTGTGCTTCCTCGCCGTGGGTAATGTGTGGTTGTTAGTGCCGAGTATACCTCGCCATCCGTCGGGCCAGGCCGGGCCTAACCAAGCCCACGGCAGAAACTATATGCCCGAGCGTAGCCTGACCCAGCCGTTGGGCCTAGTTTTCAGGCTCAAGCCTGGCCCGTCAGTGATAAAGCCCAATGGGCCTTGGCCCTGGGCCCTTCATAAAATGAAAAAATGCCAAGCCCAGGCTTGGCAGGCTTGGCTGACGTGTTCTCCTGGCTAAAAACTTAGGCACAAGCCCGACCCGTGGGCATGACCGTGCCGGGCATCCCATGGCCTGGTAGTCGAGTAGGATGGGGGATTTTAATCTTTTGCCCCATTCTTACATGGGTTTTGATGATTTGCTTGGGGTTGTCTCAATGACTAGTGATCATCAAAGTTAGAAGTAAAGTGATGCAAATGAGTGGTTATCTCAGTAGGATGAAGGGAGgaggcaaaagaaaaataaactgaGCAACATGCTTAACTCTTAAGAGGTAAGTAAATAACTAGATCCTAACTTTTCATTTATGAAAGACAATGTTGACAATTTAACGAAATACTATAAGAAAATATTTTGGCAGATTCGACGTTCTCTGCTAAATGCAGGAAAAAGAGTCACATTTTTTTTGCAAGTCATCTTTAAAGCCAGATGCTGGTTCCGTACGTAGTCCTTGCCACACAATGCGGAAGCGTGAGAGCTTATGATATCTAGGTGCAACCACTAAGAGATGTAGAACAAGATGCAAACAACTACgtactacctccgtcacggtttagaatgcACAGTTAAGTTTGCGTACATTTCCACAAcacacaaggtttaaggcgcattgcatttactcctaacaGTTAATTAGTACTTCATTGTACTATTTCTATATGCATGTGTAGCGTGAATGCTATTTTCCCACTCATTTTACAGCCAATCAATAACAACCTATGTTCTAGAGAATTTCCATGcacgtcttctaaaccgtgacgaaaGGAGTAGTGTGGATGGAGGTTAAATAATAAGCTTTATGTTGGCACATATTCCGATTTTTCTATTGTGACTGTTTAAGATTTATTTATTACTACTACTTTATTCTGCAAGTGAGTGATTGCACTTTATTTAATAACTGGCTGTGTGTATCCAAATGAAGTAGAGGCCGGGGTATGCAGACGTAGAATTTTGGCTCTGGGAACATATGCTCCCTAATGAAtattaaaattaaaataaatagTGAATAAATTTTATAAAACCTCATCTTTTTTGGAGATGTTCATACTAGTGTCGTAAGTGTGCATGTCAATTATCATGCCATATGGGATAGTGGTGCTTCGTTGCTGAAAAACAAATTATGTGTTACAATTGTAGGTAACATTTGACGTTCAACTTGTTTTATTTGTACAGGTCAAAATACTTAAGTTGCTTACCTGCAAATTTGCATGTACTATTTGGATTTCACAACGAACACATCTaattttttcaatatttttgacatttataaaattatttttgaCACGCAGGAGCTTGTGTTCCTTAGAGCCAAATTCAATATCTGAGGGTATGCCTCCTATTCAATCATCCCTGCTAAAGGAGATTCCCGTATGTATGTCCTTTCAAAGTTAAATATATGTTTTCATGGTGGAAGTTAAATATATGTATTGCGTACATAAGCACATATTGTTTACATGTAAAtatgctttatttatttttgcacacCAAACTATTTGTACAAGAAAAAATTTCGTGCAATCAAGTATCCAGAATGTAAAAATATACTTAAGGcaactcaaacatatctatactaCAATCCCCCTCCCACCCCATCCCCAAAAAAGTAAGTATATTTTATGGATCTTGTACTTAGCATATGCATGTGAAATAACTAACCTGTTAATTAACGTAAG
Coding sequences within:
- the LOC123440878 gene encoding classical arabinogalactan protein 25-like — its product is MARTGAAPRHLVLAALALCAACACAPAGALQPSTISAAPEPSPYPLLQPRHGGRQPSAPSALPPSLSLSPDIMPLLPSPGPGDDALAPSDAAATIPSSPSPPNPDALEPDSAFAPFGSAAPAAVAGMQSSAPPPASRVSWAALPAVGLVAAMWLA